In Nitrosomonas stercoris, the genomic stretch GTCAAAAACTTCTGTTTCTGCCTCTTTGGTGTATAAATGCACGTCCATTTGTGGGAATGCGATTTCAATACCTGCTTCTGCAAAGCGCTGATCAATCAGGATACGTAGGCCGTGTTCCAGTTTCATGCGATGTGCGAGTTTGCCGGTAAATACTTGTAGCTCGAAATTAAGTGTGCTGTCACCAAATCCGATCAGGAAAGCGGCGGGTTCTGGTTCATGTAGTATTAATGGATGATTTTGCGCGATCTCTAGCAGCAGTGCATGTGCCTGGTTGCAATCGGAGCCATAGGCGATACCAACTGGAATAACAACGCGAGTGGTTTGGTCGCTTAGCGTCCAGTTGGTGAGTTGATCAGTGATGAAGGTTTTGTTGGGAATGATAACTTCCTTGCGATCCCAGTCAATCAGAGTGGTAGCGCGAATATGAATTTTGCTCACAGTGCCGCTGATATTATTCAAGGTAATGACATCGCCAATTCTGATCGGTCGTTCAAATAGCAAAATCAAACCAGAAACAAAGTTGGCAAATACTTCTTGCAAACCGAATCCCAAACCGACACTAAGCGCCGCAACCAGCCATTGGATATTGGCCCATTCCATACCTAGTTTTTGCAGTGTAACAATGATACCAATGATTACAATGGCATAACGCAGCAAGGTGGTCATGGCATAGCCTGTGCCAGGATTCAGGGATAAATGGCGCAACACCAATAATTCAAGCGTACCAGGCAAGTTGTGTGCAGCAATGGTGGCGAGCGTTAGGATGATAATTGCCACCAGCAGCGTTTTGAGTGTAATAGGTTGGAGAATGACTTCTCCATCTATTTCTACCGAAGTGCGCCAGATAGTGATTTTTTCCAGGAAGCTGAATGCCGGCAGCATTTCCAGCCAGATAAAACTCAGACCGGTAATCAAGAGCGCCCAGATACTAATCTTTAAAAGTGTAGCGGATTGTTTGCTGATAGTTTTGACATCGATATAATTTTCATCCAGTAATTCCGTTTCGCCATTATCTGATGCTGCGCGTTGCGCTTGCATTTCTTCGCGCTTTTCAATGGCGCGCTTGAAAGCAATTTGTCGCTGAATAATCAGTAAGCTGCGGAAACCAGTAAAAAAGATGAGTGTACAAAATATGATCCAGATAATGGATTCAAAGATCAGTTGATATTGATAAATAGCGGCAAAGTAATAGCCAATTGCTGCCATGATAATCATGCTAATTTGCATGACAAACAATAGTGTTGCCCAAGATTTAGGGTTCAGCATCGGATTAAACGATTCACCTTGGTATAAGGCTTTTCCCGAACGGGTGATGGCCATCCAGCCAGATGCGAACATAGCGATAGCCAAACATAACAGCATGAAGGTCAGCCGACCGATACTGTTGCGGACTAAATCATCGTCCAGTGCATCAGTGAAGGCAATGATGAAACTCAATAGTGTGATAATCGGCGCAAAATACTGAACATCTCGGTACATTTTTTTGACGAGTTTTTCGGAACATTTAAATTGACCGATCAACATGCCATCTGGATGTAATAACAGCAGTGTGAATACCCATATAAACGCTGCAATTGCCGTCATTTGTAAACTGATCGCCAGCGCATGGCTCATTTCGGTATGAATGCTGTGCTGCAAAATGAGGGAAGATAGCAAAAAGGGTAAATATGCAAAGGAGGCGATAAGCAATGCGGATAAGAGTGCGCCGATCGGGTACAGCAATTTGTCTTGATTCACCTTGCCACGTAAGCGATTACCAGTTTGAATCCAGTTACGGTAGTTTGGCCAGTAAGTAGAGCGCGCAACGATCAATATCAGTGCAAATAGTGCAAATACGGCGGCAATATTTTTCCAGGTTGAATCGATGACTGCCTCAGCTGCGACTTGGGTTTTGCGTGAGGAGAGCCAATCTATAGCATCTTGGATGTCTTGCAGCATATTCAAAGAAATGGGATCTGCATTACGTGTCAATAACAGATTTTCTTTTAACAGTAACTTGTGTTGATCAATTTTCTCAGCCAATTGTTGCTGTACAGCAAGATCAAGCTGCAGTTGCTTGATATAGTCGTGCAATACTTGGGTTAGCTGCTCCACCATTTGTTCACGAGATTGTGTGAGCTCGTGAAAGGCTTCAGTAAGTTGTTGATAAGCAGGTGTGTGCGTTGGTGGTAAATCTTCATCAGCCATTTTTTGTTTGAAATAGCCATGTTCATTCATCATTTGCAGTTTTTCCTGCTCAAACCGGAACAGTTCCAGTTTGGCACTATTCAGTGTTTTCTCGGTTTGTGCCACCTCCGGTTCAATCATGATTTCCTTGAACTGTTTTCTAACCTCCATGCCTAGCGCGGTATCTTCTCCCTTTAGCTCAAGTCGCTGCTGCAAAGCGGTGTAACTTTGCGTGATCAGTGCAAGATGTTTTTCACTGTTTATTTTCTGATTAGCGAGCTGGGTTGTTGCTTCAGTGTAGCTGCTGAGTTTCTGGGCTAGCGCCTGATTATCCTGGACAAGTTTTTTCAAGCTGGGGTAGCGCCATCTTTTATCAGCAAGTAATTGTTGAGATTTTTCAACAACCTGCTCAGCTTCTACCTGTTTCCGACGATTGATTTCTTCTGTGAATAATTCGACTTCTTGTTCCAGGCGTTGGATATTAGGTGTCAAAACGTACTTGTTCTGTTGAGTAGCGATTTCAATTGTATTGGGCAGAACCAGTGATTCCAGTTCCAGCATGCGGGTTTTATCAGTCAGTGCTTGCAATTGAGCGGCGTGATAATCTTCCAGCGCACTGAGTATTTTTTTGTCAGTTGTTTTTTGCGTATCTGCGGTACCTTCAGTCAGGGCAACGCGAGCAGCATTAGTCGCCGCTATTTCTTCGCGAATCGTGATGGTGCGTTGGCGCAATCTGGCGATTTCAGCAGTGAGTTTTTGTTGCTGATTTTGTAAATCAGCCAAATTGGCTTGTGCTGTTACATGATGTTGTTCTAGCTCTTCTGCTGATAGCTTGGCGAGCAGATCGGCTGTGATGGTGGGGGTATGCGCTGATTGATCGGTTTTCTTAAGTTGTTTGAGTTGCTTGGGATGCTGTTCCAGCTGGTGTGAATAGCTGTCAGTTTTTTTCAGATCTTCCTGATGATCCAGTAGCAACTGCTGTTGATTGGTATAAATTTCAAGCAAGCGCTTCTTTTGCGGTGTTTCGTCACCAGTACCTAATACAGCAATTTTTGCCTGCACGGCTTGGAGTTCTTCATCCAGCGTATTGGGATAGCCATATCCGATACCCAGCATGATGAGTAACAAGAACGTTGTGACATGGAATAATTTGCGCATATATTAACTATGAGGGAGAGAAATTGCCGTTGCTTTTGTGATGATCGAGCGAGTATCGAGCAAACGATTATGCATAGGTAATATTCTATGATGAGAAATTGAATAGATTCTAAAAATTCTCAAGGAGTTTCAAAAATTTAATATAACGCATAAAACCGGTCACTGATAATCTTGCCGTCTTTCCAATGCTGGACTGCTACTTGATCAAATTTTTTATGGCCTAAGTCTTTGTGTTTGTATTCAAAATGCCACTCGCTCATCGTGACATCTTCCCCTGTGGCTGTTGAGATAACTTCTGATTTAAGCCAAGCTTCAACCCCTTCAAACAAATCGGATTCGCGCGCTTTGGCTTGTTCCAGGCCGTTTGCCACCACTTCGTTTTTCTCCATCACAATGCAATCAGGATGATAGTATTTATCCATTGATTGCAGGATTTCACCTTTGAGAATCATCTGATTTAGATCGTCCAGTTTTTCTGCTAATGTCATATTGGTTCCTGATTATTTAATTTGTAAACTATTTTGAACACGTTACCACCGACCACACCCTGGCAGCAATGAATTGCTTCCCGCTGCAACTCCTGTGAAGAGTTCTCTATAATCAGGGAATCGCTATTTAGAAAGGTCCATCATGCATCCAAGTCAGTGGAAATTACTGTCAAGCAAACGCTTTTTACCCTTTTTTGTTACCCAATTTTTGGGGGCGTTTAATGACAATGTCTATAAAAATGCGTTAGTCATTTTGATTACTTATACCATGGCGGAAAACGCTGGTTTGAGTCCGCAGATCATGGTGACGCTGGCAGCTGGTATTTTTATTTTGCCGTTTTTTATCTTTTCAGCTATTGCTGGTCAATTAGCAGATAAGTGGGACAAGGCACAGCTGATTCGCTACGTTAAGTTTGCTGAAATCATCTTGATGAGTGGAGCTGCTGCCGGATTTTATCTGGACAGCATTTCGCTGCTGATGGTGATTTTGTTCCTGATGGGCACGCAATCAGCATTTTTTGGTCCGCTGAAATACAGCATTTTGCCGGATCAATTACAGGAAGAAGAACTGATTGGTGGCAACGCGTTAGTCAGTGCCGGCACCTTTATCGCGATTTTGCTGGGTACGATTATTGGCGGTTTGCTGATTCTGGCAGAACAGGGTGGGATTATTGTTTCTAGCATTGTGATCGGAATTGCCTTCGCAGGCTGGCTGGCCAGCCTGTTTATTCCGCCAGTGCAGCCAGCAGCAGCCAATACCATTGTCAACTGGCACCTGCTAAAAGAAACGCAGATCATTATTCGACAGGCACGCAAAAATAGCACCGTGTTCCATGCCATTCTCGGAATCTCATGGTTCTGGCTGTTTGGTGCCACATTCTTGTCGCAATTCCCCACCTTTGCCAAGGATGTCATTGGCGGCAACGAGCAGGTGGTCACGCTGTTTCTGACGCTGTTTTCCATTGGCATCGGAGTGGGAGCGCTGCTGTGCGACAAACTACTCAAGGGCCGTGTGGCAGCAACTTATGTGCCATTAGGCGTGCTGGGCATGACGTTGTTTACCATTGACCTGTATATCGCCAGTTCCACTATCACACCCCTATCCGGACAGGAATATATCGGGGTGCTGCCTTTTCTGGAAACATTCACCCATTGGCGTATCGTATTGGATTTGCTGGCAATTTCAATCTGCGGCGGGCTGTATATCGTACCGCTGTATACCATTGTGCAAAATTATGCCGTAGCTTCTTTCCGTTCCCGCGCTATTGCTGCCAACAACATCATGAATGCCCTGTTTATGGTGGTTTCCGCAGTGGGTATCAGCATCATGCTGACACTGGATTTTACGGTTCCCGAAGTGTTTTTGACCATCGCGCTGCTCAATGGGTTGGTGGCAATTTACATCGCGAAACTGTTGCCGTATGAACTGGCCAGATCACTGCTGCAATGGGTTTTTCATACCTTTTACCGCTTGAAAATCAAGGGGCTGGAACATTATCAGCAAGCGGGAGAAAAGGTATTGATTGTTGCTAATCATTTATCGTTTCTAGATGCTGCGTTGCTCAGTGTCTGTTTCCCGGAGCGTCTCTGCTTCGCCATCAACGCTCATATTGCGCGCAAATGGTGGGTGCGCCCGTTTCTGTTTCTGGCGGATACAGTTGCACTGGATCCGGTGAATCCACTTTCCACGCGCCAGCTGATTGAGCGCGTCAAGAACGGTGATCGCGTGGTTATTTTCCCGGAAGGACGGCTGACCATGACGGGCGCACTCATGAAAATCTACGAAGGCCCAGCGATGATCGCAGATAAGGCAGGCGCAAAATTGTTGCCGGTTAGCTTGTCCGGTCCGCAGTACACGCCTTTTTCCCGCCTGAAAGGTAAAGTGCGTATGCGCTGGTTTCCTGGTATCACAGTAACCATTATGCCGCCCGAGAGTTTTGATCTGCCAGCGACTATTCACGGTAAACGTCGCCGTCGCGCTGTTGGGTTGAAACTGTATGACATCATGACGACAACCGTTTTTCAGAGCAATGTTCTTCAGCATACTTTGTTTCAATCGCTACTGGATGCAATGGCAATACATGGCAGAAGGCATGTTATTGCTGAAGACATTGAACGTCGTCCGCTGAATTATGCACAGCTCATCACACGCAGTTTTGTCCTGGGTGCAGTGTTACGCCGTCATACGCGTGCGCAGCAAAATGTGGGCATCATGCTGCCCAATATGGTCAGCAGTTTGATCTGCTTTTTCGCGCTACATGCTTATGGGCGTGTACCTGCCATGCTGAATTTTTCTGCCAGTACTCGTAATCTGCTGGCTGCTTGCCAGGTGGCGCAAATCCGAACAATTATTACCGCGCGCAAATTTATTGATACTGCAAAACTGCAGGAGGCTGTTGACAGCCTGAAAGCGCAGCAGATCACGCTGATTTATCTGGAGGATCTGGCGCAGCAGGTGCATGGTTGGCACAAGCTGTTGGGTTGGATTGCTGGCTGGTTACCGGAAATTAACTATCGTTTGACGCACCCTAAACGCGATCCTGCTGTTCCGGCAGTGGTATTGTTTACTTCCGGTTCTGAAGATATTCCCAAAGGTGTAGCACTCAGCCATATCAATTTGCAAGCCAATCGTTTTCAAACATCTGCGCGCATTGATTTCGGCCCAAGTGATCTGGTGTTCAATGCCTTGCCGGTGTTTCATTCCTTTGGATTGATGGGTGGCATGTTGCTGCCGGTGTTATCTGGTATCCGGGTGTTTCTGTATCCTTCGCCGCTGCATTACCGGATTATTCCGGAATTGGCTTACGATACCAACGCCACCTTGATGTTTGGGACCGACACCTTTCTTGCTGGTTATGCACGTTACGCCAACACTTATGATTTTTACAGCATCCGCTATGTGTTTGCCGGTGCTGAAAAGTTACGCGACAGTACTCGTAGACTCTGGTCAGAAAATTTCGGCGTGCGTATTTTTGAAGGATACGGCACCACGGAAACTGCACCGATTCTCAGCTTGAATACCCCGATGCATCATTACCCGGGTTCGGTGGGTCGTCTGCTGCCTGGCATTGCCAGCAAACTGGAGCCAGTTCCCGGTATTCAACAGGGCGGCAAACTGCTGGTATCCGGTCCGAATATCATGCTGGGTTATTATCTGGCAGCCAATCCCGGTACCATTTTCCCACCAGTCGAAGGCTGGCACGATACGGGTGACATCGTTAATTTCAATGAAGAAGGTTATGTGTTCATTAAAGGGCGCGCTAAACGATTCGCCAAAATTGGCGGTGAAATGATCTCACTCACTGCAGTGGAAGAAACCATCAATCGCCTGTGGCCCGGCTATGGCCATGCTGTCATCCAATTGCCAGACGAAAAGAAAGGCGAGCAAATCGTATTGATTACCACGTATCCATCAGCAGAGCGCAGCGAAATCGTTGCTTATTTCAGCAACAACGATCTGGGAGAACTGAGCATTCCCAGGAATATTATGACAATTGACCAACTGCCACTACTCGCCTCTGGCAAAACTGACTATGTGACGCTACATGAATGGGCCGCACCCAACAACTCGGATATGTAATAGGAACGAACCTAAACTTAGAATGATTTGCGAGCTGCAGTTGGGGGAATCAAAATATATTATCCAGTGTAAAGAGAAACAGTAATTTTGTACTCTGCTGGTACTGCTGTTGGATCATTTTGCCCGTGACACAAATGGAATTAGTGGTTTTTGGTATTCAGTTGCCATGATACTGGATCGTTACGTCGGCTAACGCCTCTTCGCAAGGACGGGATAAGATTGACACGATATGACGTTTCAACCTCTGCGGTCTTTGGAAACGGCTCAGCCGGTGAAGCAATCCAGCTCAATTATCGCAACAGAGCAAGCCAGTTATCCTTTACGTTCTGTTAGGCGTCATTACTGGATCGCCACAATCCTACAGATTTCACGATGACAACATAAAAACGGTCATTGCGACTGCGAGTACAACGTGGCAGGAAGCAATCCAGCGCACCGTGGGACTAAACACCAAGATGCGTTTCTCCATTTCTAGCTGCTTTACCCGAGCCTTCAACTTCCTGATTTCCTCCTGCTGCGGGGTGAGCTTCCCATTGCCACGAAAAGCTTGTCCTGCATAATCTTGTTGGTATTCCCTGATCCACCTTCTTAACATACTGGCGTTAATTTCCAGATTATG encodes the following:
- a CDS encoding bifunctional protein Aas translates to MHPSQWKLLSSKRFLPFFVTQFLGAFNDNVYKNALVILITYTMAENAGLSPQIMVTLAAGIFILPFFIFSAIAGQLADKWDKAQLIRYVKFAEIILMSGAAAGFYLDSISLLMVILFLMGTQSAFFGPLKYSILPDQLQEEELIGGNALVSAGTFIAILLGTIIGGLLILAEQGGIIVSSIVIGIAFAGWLASLFIPPVQPAAANTIVNWHLLKETQIIIRQARKNSTVFHAILGISWFWLFGATFLSQFPTFAKDVIGGNEQVVTLFLTLFSIGIGVGALLCDKLLKGRVAATYVPLGVLGMTLFTIDLYIASSTITPLSGQEYIGVLPFLETFTHWRIVLDLLAISICGGLYIVPLYTIVQNYAVASFRSRAIAANNIMNALFMVVSAVGISIMLTLDFTVPEVFLTIALLNGLVAIYIAKLLPYELARSLLQWVFHTFYRLKIKGLEHYQQAGEKVLIVANHLSFLDAALLSVCFPERLCFAINAHIARKWWVRPFLFLADTVALDPVNPLSTRQLIERVKNGDRVVIFPEGRLTMTGALMKIYEGPAMIADKAGAKLLPVSLSGPQYTPFSRLKGKVRMRWFPGITVTIMPPESFDLPATIHGKRRRRAVGLKLYDIMTTTVFQSNVLQHTLFQSLLDAMAIHGRRHVIAEDIERRPLNYAQLITRSFVLGAVLRRHTRAQQNVGIMLPNMVSSLICFFALHAYGRVPAMLNFSASTRNLLAACQVAQIRTIITARKFIDTAKLQEAVDSLKAQQITLIYLEDLAQQVHGWHKLLGWIAGWLPEINYRLTHPKRDPAVPAVVLFTSGSEDIPKGVALSHINLQANRFQTSARIDFGPSDLVFNALPVFHSFGLMGGMLLPVLSGIRVFLYPSPLHYRIIPELAYDTNATLMFGTDTFLAGYARYANTYDFYSIRYVFAGAEKLRDSTRRLWSENFGVRIFEGYGTTETAPILSLNTPMHHYPGSVGRLLPGIASKLEPVPGIQQGGKLLVSGPNIMLGYYLAANPGTIFPPVEGWHDTGDIVNFNEEGYVFIKGRAKRFAKIGGEMISLTAVEETINRLWPGYGHAVIQLPDEKKGEQIVLITTYPSAERSEIVAYFSNNDLGELSIPRNIMTIDQLPLLASGKTDYVTLHEWAAPNNSDM
- a CDS encoding miniconductance mechanosensitive channel MscM, which gives rise to MRKLFHVTTFLLLIMLGIGYGYPNTLDEELQAVQAKIAVLGTGDETPQKKRLLEIYTNQQQLLLDHQEDLKKTDSYSHQLEQHPKQLKQLKKTDQSAHTPTITADLLAKLSAEELEQHHVTAQANLADLQNQQQKLTAEIARLRQRTITIREEIAATNAARVALTEGTADTQKTTDKKILSALEDYHAAQLQALTDKTRMLELESLVLPNTIEIATQQNKYVLTPNIQRLEQEVELFTEEINRRKQVEAEQVVEKSQQLLADKRWRYPSLKKLVQDNQALAQKLSSYTEATTQLANQKINSEKHLALITQSYTALQQRLELKGEDTALGMEVRKQFKEIMIEPEVAQTEKTLNSAKLELFRFEQEKLQMMNEHGYFKQKMADEDLPPTHTPAYQQLTEAFHELTQSREQMVEQLTQVLHDYIKQLQLDLAVQQQLAEKIDQHKLLLKENLLLTRNADPISLNMLQDIQDAIDWLSSRKTQVAAEAVIDSTWKNIAAVFALFALILIVARSTYWPNYRNWIQTGNRLRGKVNQDKLLYPIGALLSALLIASFAYLPFLLSSLILQHSIHTEMSHALAISLQMTAIAAFIWVFTLLLLHPDGMLIGQFKCSEKLVKKMYRDVQYFAPIITLLSFIIAFTDALDDDLVRNSIGRLTFMLLCLAIAMFASGWMAITRSGKALYQGESFNPMLNPKSWATLLFVMQISMIIMAAIGYYFAAIYQYQLIFESIIWIIFCTLIFFTGFRSLLIIQRQIAFKRAIEKREEMQAQRAASDNGETELLDENYIDVKTISKQSATLLKISIWALLITGLSFIWLEMLPAFSFLEKITIWRTSVEIDGEVILQPITLKTLLVAIIILTLATIAAHNLPGTLELLVLRHLSLNPGTGYAMTTLLRYAIVIIGIIVTLQKLGMEWANIQWLVAALSVGLGFGLQEVFANFVSGLILLFERPIRIGDVITLNNISGTVSKIHIRATTLIDWDRKEVIIPNKTFITDQLTNWTLSDQTTRVVIPVGIAYGSDCNQAHALLLEIAQNHPLILHEPEPAAFLIGFGDSTLNFELQVFTGKLAHRMKLEHGLRILIDQRFAEAGIEIAFPQMDVHLYTKEAETEVFDQAAKTV